In Desulfomonile tiedjei DSM 6799, a genomic segment contains:
- a CDS encoding metal ABC transporter ATP-binding protein — protein sequence MATNHDIPAIEVKNLTVSFGPRPALLDISVRIEQGVSVGIIGPNGAGKSTFIKAVLGFVKPDFGTVKILGFPATQAKGLVAYVPQRGAVDWDYPITVAEVAMMGRYGHIPWWKDPSRSDWQIVQEALEMVRMEEFRDRQIGQLSGGQQQRVFMARALTQGADILLLDEPFAGVDAATERAILDVLDRAKKSGRTLLVVHHDLTTAGEYFDLLMLIKQRLYAYGSPETVLNPGLLSEVYEGKLRVFSGLKAQEESG from the coding sequence ATGGCCACTAATCACGACATCCCGGCAATCGAGGTCAAGAATCTCACCGTAAGCTTCGGTCCCAGACCGGCTCTTCTCGATATATCCGTGCGTATCGAGCAGGGCGTCTCAGTAGGCATCATTGGACCCAACGGTGCGGGAAAATCGACGTTCATAAAAGCAGTACTCGGATTTGTCAAACCGGATTTCGGTACGGTTAAGATCCTGGGATTTCCCGCAACCCAGGCGAAGGGACTGGTGGCCTATGTCCCGCAACGGGGAGCCGTTGATTGGGACTATCCGATCACTGTTGCGGAAGTGGCAATGATGGGCCGATACGGGCACATCCCCTGGTGGAAAGATCCGAGTCGATCCGACTGGCAAATAGTACAGGAAGCCCTGGAAATGGTCCGTATGGAGGAATTTCGCGATCGCCAGATCGGCCAGTTGTCAGGGGGGCAACAGCAGAGGGTCTTCATGGCGCGAGCCCTCACTCAGGGAGCTGATATACTCCTGCTCGACGAACCCTTTGCCGGCGTCGATGCTGCTACTGAAAGAGCTATTCTCGATGTTCTCGATCGCGCCAAGAAGTCAGGCAGGACTTTGCTCGTGGTGCATCACGATTTGACTACCGCCGGGGAATACTTTGATCTGCTCATGCTGATAAAACAGAGACTATATGCATACGGCAGCCCTGAGACCGTACTCAACCCGGGCCTCCTCAGCGAAGTGTACGAAGGGAAGCTCAGGGTTTTTTCCGGCCTGAAAGCGCAAGAGGAATCCGGCTAA